Proteins encoded in a region of the Zea mays cultivar B73 chromosome 2, Zm-B73-REFERENCE-NAM-5.0, whole genome shotgun sequence genome:
- the LOC103646599 gene encoding dnaJ homolog subfamily C member 2: MASQKSCLLITFSQEIVDGVPLYVSSNCLPVKALKYEPAGHSFHAAAMKLLGLVEHEDIETDDRSVSSDDKSQDFNTASDTFSSKGKKKSSGSQQQDHYALLGLGHLRFLATEDQIRKSYREMALKHHPDKQAALILAETTEEAKQAKKDEIESHFKAIQEAYEVLIDPTKRRIYDSTDEFDDDVPTDCAPQDFFKVFGPAFMRNGRWSVTQPIPSLGDDTTPVEEVDKFYNFWYNFKSWREFPDDDEYDLEQAESREHKRWMERQNAKLQEKAKKVEYARVRILVDNAYKKDPRIQRRKEEEKAEKQRRREAKYLAKKLQEEEAAKAVEEERIRKEEESKKAAEAALHQKKLKEKEKKLLRKEKTRLRTLAAPVIADSHFGLSEANVESACASLDMEQLKKLCDGMDSKDAAGKARLLSNVLRNESSSKEAKKIEGNGVEPSAPKSNSTGGRATEASNSILNSYEKKERPWGKEEIEMLRKAIQKYPKGTSRRWEVVSEFIGTSRSVEEILKATKTVLLQKPDSSKAFDSFLEKRKPTQSIASPLSTRDEISSTEGAGTASSKAAAQSANSQTANEKAAADPVTDGGPSVSDPDAWTDAQVLALVQALKAFPKDASQRWERVAAAVPCKTVVQCKKKVAAMRENFRSKKSGE; encoded by the coding sequence ATGGCGTCCCAGAAGAGTTGTCTTCTGATCACTTTCTCCCAGGAGATTGTAGATGGGGTGCCTTTGTATGTTTCATCAAACTGCCTTCCTGTAAAAGCTTTGAAATATGAACCTGCTGGTCATTCGTTCCATGCTGCGGCAATGAAGCTTCTTGGTCTTGTGGAGCATGAAGATATAGAAACTGATGATCGCAGCGTTTCATCGGATGACAAAAGCCAAGATTTTAATACTGCTTCTGATACCTTTAGCAGCAAAGGGAAGAAGAAGTCATCTGGCAGTCAACAGCAGGACCACTATGCTTTGCTTGGGTTGGGGCACTTGAGGTTCTTGGCCACTGAAGATCAAATTCGGAAAAGTTACCGTGAGATGGCTCTCAAACATCATCCAGATAAGCAGGCTGCCCTGATTCTTGCAGAGACAACAGAGGAGGCAAAACAAGCAAAAAAGGATGAGATAGAGAGCCATTTCAAGGCCATCCAAGAGGCCTATGAAGTTCTCATAGACCCTACAAAGAGGAGGATTTATGACTCTACAGATGAGTTTGATGATGATGTCCCAACAGACTGTGCCCCACAAGACTTCTTCAAAGTTTTTGGCCCAGCCTTCATGAGAAATGGACGCTGGTCTGTTACCCAGCCTATTCCTTCTCTTGGAGATGATACTACTCCAGTAGAGGAGGTTGATAAGTTCTACAATTTCTGGTACAACTTCAAGAGTTGGAGAGAATTTCCAGATGATGATGAGTACGATTTGGAGCAAGCTGAATCTCGTGAACATAAGAGATGGATGGAGAGGCAGAATGCAAAGCTACAAGAGAAGGCCAAAAAGGTGGAATACGCGCGAGTGCGCATACTTGTAGACAATGCTTATAAGAAAGACCCAAGGATCCAGAGGAGGAAAGAGGAGGAGAAAGCTGAGAAACAGAGAAGAAGGGAGGCGAAGTATTTGGCAAAGAAATTACAAGAAGAGGAAGCAGCAAAAGCTGTTGAAGAGGAAAGGATAAGGAAAGAAGAAGAGTCTAAGAAAGCTGCAGAAGCTGCTCTACATCAGAAGAAGCTAAAGGAGAAAGAGAAGAAGCTGCTCCGCAAAGAGAAAACTCGGTTGCGCACTCTTGCAGCACCTGTCATTGCAGATAGCCACTTTGGTCTGTCAGAGGCAAATGTTGAATCGGCATGTGCTTCACTTGATATGGAACAGCTGAAGAAGCTCTGTGATGGAATGGATAGTAAGGATGCAGCTGGAAAGGCCAGGTTGCTGAGCAATGTACTTCGCAATGAAAGTTCCTCAAAGGAAGCAAAGAAAATTGAAGGGAATGGTGTGGAGCCTTCTGCCCCAAAATCCAACTCTACAGGAGGTAGAGCGACAGAAGCCAGTAACAGCATATTGAACAGCTATGAGAAAAAAGAGAGACCATGGGGAAAGGAAGAGATTGAGATGCTTAGGAAAGCAATTCAAAAGTATCCTAAGGGAACATCGAGGAGATGGGAGGTTGTTTCTGAATTTATTGGGACTAGCAGATCGGTTGAGGAAATTCTCAAGGCCACCAAGACTGTTCTTCTGCAGAAGCCAGACTCATCGAAAGCTTTCGACTCTTTCCTTGAGAAGCGGAAACCGACACAATCAATTGCTTCGCCTCTTTCGACCCGAGATGAAATTAGTTCAACTGAGGGAGCTGGGACTGCATCGTCAAAGGCTGCAGCACAATCTGCGAATAGCCAGACAGCCAATGAGAAAGCTGCTGCTGATCCTGTCACGGATGGAGGACCATCCGTGTCAGATCCAGATGCCTGGACAGATGCGCAGGTCCTGGCTCTAGTCCAAGCTTTGAAGGCTTTTCCCAAGGATGCAAGCCAAAGATGGGAGCGTGTGGCTGCTGCTGTTCCATGTAAAACCGTAGTCCAGTGCAAGAAAAAAGTAGCGGCAATGAGAGAGAATTTCCGGAGCAAGAAAAGTGGGGAGTAG